In Aminobacterium sp. MB27-C1, a single genomic region encodes these proteins:
- the trkA gene encoding Trk system potassium transporter TrkA, with the protein MHIVIVGAGEVGYHVARSLSAEGHDITVIEEDKERALKVDNELDVITIRGNGSRPSVLEEAGVKSGCSIDILVACTNRDEVNIMACWIAKRAGVKRVISRARGLEYTDSPTWARDLGIDVMNSPERSVARQIIELLSVSSALETAELLEGIAGIYAFPIAHKSPLAGLSLKQLRIQYPHVTAIIVYVKRNGEGFVPYGDNILEEGDICFTVTRKDQVWQLEEVFSGEKSTPLKKVFIIGGGKLGYQVAHRLEKHYKSVDIRLIDRNKEKCERIASELQRTLVLCGDGADETLLRHEGVEDADGFVCTTESDEANILFGVVGKALGARKAIAVVRRQMYMHLDNYISVDAMVNPNQALASVIMSNVRYPSGAGTLSLLDKIDAEMLEAHISETSAISGLTMAEMDLPKGILIALVRRDNEVFVPMGDTIIHAGDLVTIFASSELMPIAVEKLGVK; encoded by the coding sequence ATGCATATCGTTATTGTTGGTGCTGGAGAAGTAGGGTATCACGTAGCAAGAAGTCTTTCCGCCGAAGGACACGACATTACAGTTATTGAGGAAGACAAGGAACGAGCATTGAAGGTCGATAACGAGCTTGATGTTATTACGATCCGGGGAAACGGATCTCGTCCCTCCGTTCTTGAAGAAGCCGGAGTTAAGAGCGGCTGTTCCATAGACATTTTGGTCGCCTGTACCAATCGCGACGAAGTCAATATTATGGCGTGCTGGATAGCGAAAAGGGCCGGAGTTAAACGTGTCATTTCAAGGGCTCGCGGGCTGGAATATACAGATAGCCCCACATGGGCCAGAGATCTTGGCATAGATGTTATGAACTCTCCCGAACGGTCTGTCGCTCGTCAGATTATAGAGTTGCTTTCCGTCAGTTCCGCTCTGGAGACAGCAGAGTTGCTCGAAGGGATAGCTGGTATTTATGCTTTTCCCATCGCCCATAAATCCCCCCTTGCGGGACTCAGCCTTAAACAGCTTCGTATTCAATATCCTCATGTTACCGCCATTATTGTCTATGTAAAAAGAAACGGGGAAGGATTTGTTCCCTATGGAGACAATATTCTGGAAGAAGGGGATATTTGCTTTACCGTCACGAGAAAAGACCAGGTGTGGCAGTTGGAAGAAGTTTTCAGCGGAGAGAAAAGCACTCCCCTTAAAAAGGTCTTTATTATCGGAGGCGGAAAACTGGGCTATCAGGTTGCCCATCGCCTCGAAAAACACTATAAGAGCGTAGATATTCGTCTTATTGACCGCAACAAGGAAAAGTGCGAACGAATCGCCAGTGAGTTGCAGCGAACTCTCGTCTTATGCGGAGATGGCGCCGATGAGACATTGCTCAGACATGAAGGCGTGGAAGATGCCGACGGTTTTGTCTGTACCACTGAAAGCGATGAAGCCAATATCCTTTTCGGCGTCGTTGGCAAAGCTCTAGGAGCCAGAAAGGCCATTGCCGTTGTGCGACGTCAGATGTACATGCACCTCGATAACTACATCTCCGTCGATGCCATGGTCAACCCTAACCAGGCCCTTGCCTCTGTTATTATGAGCAATGTGCGCTACCCATCTGGAGCCGGAACACTCTCGCTTCTCGATAAGATAGATGCAGAGATGCTTGAAGCCCATATTTCGGAAACAAGCGCCATTTCTGGCCTCACCATGGCAGAGATGGACCTTCCAAAAGGAATACTGATCGCCCTCGTTCGAAGAGACAATGAAGTCTTTGTTCCTATGGGAGATACGATTATTCATGCAGGAGACCTCGTAACCATATTTGCCTCTTCTGAATTGATGCCTATTGCCGTTGAAAAACTTGGAGTGAAATAA
- a CDS encoding DMT family transporter: protein MNKTADDKPLISPFLVLFLGVLAISTGAIFARMAHHAHPLVISAYRVGIAAVVLLPLALWRCREEIAILSKGEWRALILSGIFLAIHFAFWISSLFYTSVASSVVIADTIPIWTAFLAPIITHDKVSRKACLGIGVAFMGGIVISLGDFSVGKTALWGDSLALIGAWAATLYFLCGRIARRRVSLLTYASLCYSVAAVCLWGVILFKKLPVAGFSLPTWGAFLGMGLIPQILGHSSYNWALRYVNPSAVSVALLGEPVGSSILAFLLWKEKITLLTLAGGILILLGIFIVAHHSGRK, encoded by the coding sequence ATGAATAAGACAGCAGACGATAAGCCACTTATCTCACCTTTTCTAGTTCTTTTTTTAGGAGTTCTTGCCATATCTACAGGAGCAATATTTGCACGAATGGCACACCATGCTCATCCTCTTGTGATATCTGCATATCGAGTAGGTATTGCTGCCGTCGTCTTGTTGCCTCTCGCTCTCTGGCGTTGTCGTGAAGAGATTGCCATTCTTAGCAAGGGAGAGTGGCGGGCTCTTATCCTGTCGGGAATTTTTCTCGCTATTCACTTCGCCTTTTGGATATCATCTCTTTTTTATACATCAGTTGCAAGTTCTGTTGTTATTGCCGATACGATCCCTATTTGGACCGCTTTTTTGGCTCCAATAATTACTCATGATAAGGTTAGTCGTAAAGCATGTTTGGGAATAGGCGTAGCGTTCATGGGAGGAATTGTGATCAGTCTGGGTGATTTCTCTGTAGGAAAAACAGCTTTGTGGGGCGATTCTCTAGCCTTGATCGGAGCTTGGGCGGCAACCCTTTATTTCCTTTGCGGACGCATTGCTCGTCGGCGAGTATCGTTGTTGACATATGCTTCTCTCTGTTATAGTGTAGCGGCCGTCTGTTTGTGGGGAGTTATCCTCTTCAAAAAACTTCCAGTTGCAGGTTTTTCTCTTCCAACGTGGGGAGCATTCTTGGGAATGGGCCTCATCCCGCAAATACTCGGACATAGTAGTTATAATTGGGCCTTGCGTTACGTTAACCCAAGTGCCGTTTCCGTAGCTTTGTTAGGAGAACCTGTGGGAAGTTCCATTCTTGCTTTTCTTTTATGGAAAGAAAAAATTACCCTCTTGACATTAGCTGGGGGAATTCTCATCTTGCTCGGAATTTTCATAGTGGCCCATCATAGTGGGCGAAAATAG
- a CDS encoding UDP-2,3-diacylglucosamine diphosphatase, producing MHYRSIFVSDVHLGSRWSKVDQLAAFLSSSLCDRLYLVGDIIDGWKFRREALKTRSSHYLLQLLLKLSEKTEVFYIPGNHDDFLDEFRGKCLGGIHILEKSIHTARDGRRYLVTHGDELDIISKHSEWLARIGDVAYETSLALNNGINRFFSSENQWSFSKSAKRVVKEFVKCISGYEKRVTEIAQKHDVQGLVCGHIHHPVMKKIGNILYCNTGDWLESCSAVVENQDGSLQSLLWQQIQKQAIASQNGINVLPAFPFIEIPVPFLSCKSR from the coding sequence ATGCATTACCGTTCAATATTTGTTTCAGATGTTCATCTTGGGTCGAGATGGAGCAAGGTCGATCAATTAGCAGCCTTTCTTTCTTCGTCTCTTTGCGATCGTCTTTATCTCGTAGGCGATATTATCGATGGCTGGAAATTTCGCCGTGAAGCTTTAAAAACACGTTCTTCACACTACCTGCTTCAGCTTTTGCTCAAGCTTTCTGAAAAAACAGAGGTCTTCTATATCCCTGGAAACCACGATGATTTCCTCGACGAGTTCAGAGGAAAGTGTCTCGGCGGTATCCACATTTTAGAGAAGAGCATTCATACTGCACGTGACGGACGGCGGTATCTTGTTACCCATGGCGATGAACTCGACATCATTTCCAAACATTCTGAATGGCTTGCCCGCATTGGCGATGTTGCCTATGAAACGTCTCTGGCTTTGAATAATGGAATAAACCGCTTCTTCTCCAGCGAAAACCAGTGGTCTTTTTCTAAATCGGCGAAACGAGTGGTTAAGGAATTTGTAAAATGTATTAGTGGCTACGAGAAAAGGGTTACTGAAATCGCCCAAAAACATGATGTACAAGGTCTTGTCTGTGGTCACATTCATCATCCTGTCATGAAAAAAATAGGAAATATTCTTTACTGTAATACTGGAGATTGGTTAGAGAGTTGTTCAGCCGTTGTTGAAAATCAGGACGGAAGCCTTCAATCCCTTCTTTGGCAACAAATACAAAAACAGGCGATAGCTAGTCAAAATGGAATCAATGTCTTACCCGCTTTTCCCTTTATAGAAATTCCTGTACCTTTTTTAAGCTGCAAAAGTCGTTAA
- a CDS encoding chromate transporter, which produces MTPWQLFKMFFKISSVTFGGGVVILGMAETEVRKRGDMAEQDLLDIVSLSAAMPGPLAVSSSFLIGKHYSGIPGAVMAVLGVLVPPFTIILLLSNLVLRYQNSPALKAFFLGVICAVAALLVNVVARQLKTILFSDLLNLIPYAVVIALMLFLNIHPLFAIAVGVAIQWFRKEKK; this is translated from the coding sequence ATGACGCCATGGCAGCTTTTTAAAATGTTTTTTAAAATTAGTTCCGTAACCTTTGGTGGCGGAGTCGTTATTCTGGGTATGGCCGAAACGGAAGTTCGTAAAAGGGGAGATATGGCAGAGCAGGATCTGCTCGATATTGTCAGCTTGTCGGCAGCCATGCCAGGGCCTCTTGCAGTCTCTTCATCTTTCCTTATAGGGAAACATTATAGCGGCATTCCCGGAGCTGTTATGGCCGTTCTCGGCGTTTTAGTTCCTCCTTTCACCATTATTTTGTTGCTTTCGAATCTTGTCTTGCGTTATCAGAATTCCCCGGCGTTAAAGGCCTTTTTCCTCGGCGTGATCTGTGCCGTGGCTGCTTTGCTGGTCAATGTCGTTGCTCGTCAGCTGAAAACCATTCTTTTTTCTGATTTGCTGAATCTCATTCCATATGCCGTAGTTATTGCACTCATGCTTTTCTTGAATATTCATCCTCTTTTTGCCATAGCCGTAGGTGTTGCTATTCAGTGGTTCAGAAAGGAGAAAAAATAA
- a CDS encoding chromate transporter encodes MKLLLLALAFARIGVGAFGGGISTIPLIEHELVINYGWLTPQEFNQVLALAQVTPGPIAVNAATFVGFHQGGILGSFIATASVVSAPLLVLLCVLLVMKKSSDEKVERFKKSLRPAVGALLTLAVVPLLKTALSQWQAALLFALGVAFFQLRIFKNNPPLLFVLFGVVGLFLFQ; translated from the coding sequence ATGAAACTTCTCTTGCTTGCTTTGGCCTTCGCTCGGATAGGTGTAGGAGCTTTTGGTGGCGGAATTTCCACCATTCCTTTAATAGAGCACGAACTTGTTATAAACTATGGGTGGCTGACGCCACAAGAATTTAACCAGGTCTTGGCTTTGGCGCAAGTTACGCCTGGTCCTATAGCTGTCAATGCAGCAACTTTCGTTGGCTTTCATCAAGGCGGTATCTTGGGGTCTTTTATTGCCACTGCATCAGTAGTTTCGGCTCCTCTTCTTGTATTGCTGTGTGTTCTTCTAGTTATGAAGAAAAGTTCGGATGAAAAAGTTGAACGTTTTAAAAAGTCTTTGCGTCCAGCGGTAGGGGCCCTTCTGACTCTTGCTGTTGTCCCCCTTTTAAAGACAGCTCTTTCTCAGTGGCAGGCTGCACTTCTCTTTGCTCTGGGAGTAGCTTTTTTCCAGCTTCGCATCTTTAAAAATAATCCACCTCTGCTCTTTGTTCTTTTTGGAGTTGTGGGCCTTTTTCTTTTTCAGTAA